From the genome of Magnolia sinica isolate HGM2019 chromosome 12, MsV1, whole genome shotgun sequence:
CCGAACCAGTACCCTTGCATGGTGGTGTGAAGAGCATTTTGCACTGCTTCTGGACAAAGCGAAAACACCACGTGGCAAGGAGCATCCAAGGTGCGTTCTTGACTTACCACTTTCCGCCCAAAATCCAATCCACCTTGTTTTGCTTCTTTCTTCTCACTGTCAGCCACAAGAAAAATGCCAGTAAGTACTTGAAAGAGGGAAATTCTTTGTGGATTTGCCCAaacgtgtgtgagatctggaccattcatcaagtggaggACACTTAAAACATTACCTAAATCGTGACCACGGGTCGTTTAGCACGTCAGGCCACtcatgtatgaaaacatggaGGTTGTAAGAATAACTAACGGTCTAGATTCAAGTAATGGTGGCCACCTAATAGAGATAGTGTACTCCACCTGATCCCCAGCCCCTACCCCATGAGCTTATTCCTTGTTGGGAATGCGTGAAGTTGGCACTCGTGCAATCCTATGCATGAATATGGAAACTTACATAGATGAATTGAAACATTTAGAGGTAGAATGCATGTAGCTGGATCCAAACGTGTGTAATAGGGGCCTAAATCAACCGTTGCATAGAATTTTAATCCTAGCAGTTTAGGCCACCAACCAATTGATCATAAAAATGTACAGTTGATTATCAGCAAGAAAATGCTCACCAATCAGAGGCTTAGGATCGTCCGATCAACGGGATTTTTGGGTGCACcccatcaaagtggggtccatgatttTGACATTCTGAATCGTGCTACATGCATGCAAAGTGCATAATGGGAGATTACATGCGTGAGCATATTCTTAAGGGGTATAAATAGGTACATTTCTTATAAACCATAAACATATAGAAGCCCTCGTAAAATTTCCCTAAACACTTTCTCAAAACTCTGAGTTTCTTAAATGCTAAGaagagttatttgatgctctgcaAATCTGTGATGTTTCATAttcatgcacttagaaattatacaCATCACAAGCAAATCAAGCGGCAAAAACCATTGGACCCAATCTTAATAGACGACGAtgctaaaatcaaattgattgaACCATGCTAATTATTAATGAAACTCATCCGTTGAGTTCTGACCACCAACTCTTTTCATTCTAACCGTTGATTAGATGTTCATAATCTCCCACCATAGGCATATTTTTAGTGTAACGTTTTTGTTAAAGAACTAAcgaaagtgggcccacaaaatgaCACTGATGAAATTTTCTAGCGCATATGCATATGAACCAGCACAATGCCAGAGTGTAAATGTTTTTTCCTCAATCGCTAAATCCTAAGCGTCTAAATGCTTGAGAAAACCCTAATATCCTTAAATAGTTATACACTGAATCCTAGGAGCACTGAACCTTCCCAAAACCCTAGATATATGAATGGGTAGGTTCAAAGGTTCAGTGATGTAGACCATGGTCTTTCATGTCACCGTAGACGGGCCAaggcccaaaaactcatccataggacaatcctaacctttcattcTATGTTATACAAATAGTCCGTTACGAAGAAAAATACAGCAACGGTCGACGTTCAACTGAAGAGGTTCGTGAGGTTGGTGGTAGCATCTTCAGATCATGAGATAGGTTATGGTCCAAAAACAGATCGTGTataaaaatactaatctaaacCCATGACATTCCTTAGACCCTAAACATAGACCTCTTTAAACCTTTAAAAGGCTTAGAAGACAAATCAGGGCATCGGTAAAACCACCCTTGCAGGTGACACAGTAGAGCCGGAAGAACCGTAATATATTTACGGTAGATCCGTCTCTTTGCGTGGCTGGGTGATGTATCTATTGGGTCCACTTGGATGCATTTAAGATGGTTTAGATGTTAAAGTGGAACCCCTGAGACAATcccatccattaaaaaaaaaaaatttctacggTTCACCCTACTGCATATATGACCTTTCACTTCTTTTTTTCACCCTTAACTGACTTAAATGGATAGGATTGTTTAATAAGGAGTGAAAAtttagatctaaaccatccatgctaCGGCACTCCATATGGGCGAACATTATTCGCTCACCCTGCCAAGTGTCCTCTGGAGAGGCGCCTCTACCAGATTAGGGTTCTTCGGGTGCACACCGTATCATCTAAACCCCGCCATTATTCAACATTTATTTTCTCTCCCTGCCGCTCAATCCTACCGgttggggacgcggatttcctgcgaaagcctttcgcaggaagttcatgcactggatgctaggtggggcccactgtgatgattttcaGAAATCtgccccatccatccgttttactatattattttaggacgtgaaaccaaaaatgagacggTAACAAAACTTAAGTaagtcacacgagagggaaaattgggaagaGATATTCTTACCAtttaaaccttcctgggctccatcttgatgtttatatacaccGTACAAACAGTTTatataaagtgaaaacacaaaaattctatccaaatacaaaacttttgtggtcatagGAATATGTCAACGGTGGTATTGAATTCCCACAGTTTCCTATTTTAtgtctcacttgagttttggatccgcctcattttcattgcacgtcctaaaatgagctcacaaaacggatggaccggcggatttctgaaaaacatcaaagtgggccacacctggccTCACATGAACTTCCGGCGACAGTCTTTCACTGGAAATCCATGTCCACCGGTGGGCACGCCACCTAGTGTTTTGGTGGCCCCAATGCTAAAATCACACGATCAGAACCATCCCAACGATTTGAACTGTCCATCCGTGACCCGCAAATGAACAGAGTTCGATGAAGACTGCCCACTTTTAACGAACAAAAACCCTCCGATCATAAGGCTAGAATAATCCGATTGATGTGATTTTGGGAGTGTGGCCATTCACGGTGGACCCCGCATGTTTACCGTTCAAATTCACTTGTAAGTCAACAAAAGGATTCACTCTAAAACCACTTCAATTTTGAAACGTAGGCAGAAATACTCGTCCCTGTCCATTTCTTGTAACACAAGCCAAAACCCTAAAACCCCAAACCAGTGCATTTCCTTCAACACAAGTCCAAAACCCTCAAACCCCAAATTCGTGCATTTCCTTCAACACAAATACAAAACCCTCAAACCCCTAAACCCGTGCATTTCTTTCAACACAAGTCCAAAACCATAAAACCCCAAACCCGTGCATTTCCTTCAGCACAAGtccaaaaccctaaaaccccCAAACCCCTTCAACCCCGAAGTACTCATCCCAGTTCATTTCTTATAACACCAGtccaaaaccctaaaaccccATAACCTCCCTAAACCCCAAGTAACCCAAactagaaaccctaaaaccaggaataagaagaagaagaagaaaaagaagaagaagaagaagaaattctaCCAGAGAAGTTAGCTCAGATTCATAAGCTTACCTTTCTGTAACGCCCGTCCGATTCATGCATTGTTATCGCATGTGACCGCAGCCTTAATCCTTTCCACGGTGCAAGCAATGAGACTGTTAACCGTTGCAACCGACCCAAGAGAGAGCTTCGCCGTTGGAACAGAATCGACCAAGATCTGAAATGCGACGGTCAGGAGCGACCCACCAGACCCAACCTCACCACTTCCTCCCCCATGCATCATGGGCCCATCTGGGAGTATAGCAAAACCGGACGGTAGGAGTGCCACGTAGtctggatctccaccgttgagaaCTACATTCATCGCGACAATGTCGACGGGAGCATAAATCACGAAAGAGCCCGTGGAGTCAGTGCAACTCTCTTGTAGTATCAGCATATTGCTCTGGTTCGAATTCGCActctaaaattgaaaaaaaaaaaaaaacgaagaagaagaagaagatgaatgaAATATGTTAGTTTAAACTAGGTATTCTTCACTTTGAAATTCGAATTAATTACAATGGGAAGTTACATTTACACGGAGtagagagacggagttgcccggATCTCGGCCGTTGGCAATGTGGGCCATCTCTTGAACGACACCACCATTTGAAAGGATATCCCACTGTGATTATCCACACAATGCAACATTTAATGAGAACATTAGTTTTCTTCAACAACATGAACTTTACTGTCCAGggactataaataaataaataaaagaaaaaaaaagtacattGAGGCCTTGCCACGGTACATTGACGCAGGGTCCgtgaatccagaccatccatcgacAGTGCATAGATGTAGGGTGTAGGAGcaatccagatcatccatctgGTGGGCAACACATCGAGAATTCATATTGGAAGACTTCCAAGTTTTGATTGGGCAAGTCGATCCATCCCATGTGAGGCCCTACCACGGacattggatggataggatcgtCCAATGTTTCATTGGGCAtccatggtaaggcccattaaaatgatGTTTGGTTTTTACTATCCGTACATCTACCGTTGGTGGGCCCAATGTCTCCATGGATCTTAGATTAACGTGCAGAAAGATCGGTAGAGGAGCTTTGCATCAGGCAAGCTTCATTAAAGCGAGCAGAAGAAATTAGATACGCGTCCTTTGTCTTTGTACAGTATAAGCGTGTTCGAGGTTATCACAAAATGGTCATATGGTTCGTTAATCTAGACCGTTTATCTGTTACATCTCACCGTAGATGGGCTATGCACATTAAAATAAGACAATTTTAACTGTTTGATTTGTGATCTAAAGAGAGATGGTCAGTAAGAGAAATACAATGACTATGCACATTCAAATGAAAAATGAGTACGAGCCGCTGAGAAGGCCTTTGGTTTCGCTGATATGTATTAataaaccatgggtcccactttctGCAAAAGGAAAACCGCATTTACGTGCAAAGACACGTGTCGTCTATCAAGTATCATTTCCTCTTCCAACTATTCATGTGTGGATGCATGTATCATAAGGAAAGAATGTATGATATCTGCATTTAAGCAATATAACTACATtaattatcatgaaattttgatTAAAAGATTTTATCGTGAGAATACggcgagattttgaaaatccggTTAGGTTTTATTTTTCTGCAATTTTGGAGTTAAAATAATTCAGTTTACGCTTGtatattcaaaatttgaaattacttAGTAATTTATactaaatattttgaattttttatttccaAGGAGATTTTATTGTAATATAGTGCGAACAACGTTAAAATCTCAAAATATCCCGATAAATTGTCAAGCCGAGAAATTAGTTGCCATCGAGATTTGTCACCATGCATGTAAGGAGTCGTTGATGTTGCATGGGCATTCACCGGTGGACATGCATGTCTATCAACGAATGCATGCATCTATCCAGCCATCTAAGAGGAATTATAAGATACTCTACCCAAGGCTTTGTAAAGTACCATGCATGTCTTATTTCTTACTAGTGGGATCACGATCCGATAATCCGCACCATTgttctgatgggtcccaccatgaatggaccgtgccccaaaaatctccttagttggaagatcctagccaccaattttGGGACTTCTTTCAATTGAATCCGGGCATTTGTCACAATCCTCTTCTTATCCATCCTTGTGTAGCCCACGAATAGAAAGGTTATGATTGTGCTGTTGAGGAGATTTTTAGGGCTAAGGTCCATCCAAGGTGGAAAgtaacagatcaatggtctggattaccaaaggATGTGCACCCCTTGGCTCAGTACATCTTTTCAGAGAATATTGTTCACCTACAACCAGCTGTAGGTTACCCTACCTTAACCTACCACCCATTTTAAAGGCATTGATTAGTATTTTCTAGGTCAAATGTAAAATAACTATTCTAGTGGCGTACAACCGGCTGTAGGTGTTTACTTCCTCGTTTTTCAGCCAGATGTGACAATACGAGAAGCAAGTTACAATTGAGCGGTTATTAACCCGTCGTCTCAAAGTCGCGTGATAAACATGTAATATGGCTGTAGGTTTGAAAATCTAAACAATGGGTAttttggggggaaaaaaaaaagatgttaaTAGGGTTCCAAATTTAGGGTTTTGATAGAATGCAAGGATGCATGACATCTTTTGATGGTACATGTGTCACTTATCTGAGTCATCcatgaaaaaaaataacaaatcaTAGAACCCTCATTAGAGGAGACACAGATTTACACAGTACTTGGATGGTTGGAAATCTTTCCAAAATcgtctatttttttttaattttttttttcatataattttgacCAACTTCATCTATCAATcgacaatttatttatttttattttttaaatccaagCATGTTCAAAGGATACTCCATGTGGTGAATGGcctgcatctctagcatatgttTGATCCAATAGTTAGCATGGGAGCTGTCTTGTGGGCCCTGCATTCTATCAACACCCTGAAAATCTAATAGTGGGGACATTTTGGGAATGAATGGAACAACTATGGAAGGTATTTAAGACCAGGAAGATGAGCTTATTTCAGGAATAAATGGTAAAACAACCTCTAATGTTATTAAAAATGAGTGATCTAACTAGTGAGAACATAAAAGGaacaatttacaaaaaaaaaaaaaaaaaacaaccacaaATAATTAAGTATATTgaataaaatggaataatttGCAATCTAACTAATGGGAACACAAAAGGAACAAGAAGTTTTCTAATTCCTCAAACTTGTGGGAGCCCTGCCCAAACACAGGCAGGCACATGTGCCAACACGGAATGCTTATGCAAGATCTAAGCTttgcatcaggtgggctacactgcTTAGATTTTCTGGACTAAAAAATCAAGCCGCTtaacaaatcaggtgggccacagcaaacAAAACGAATGGATTTAAGCATTAGTTTACTTTGTACATTGTGGGATAGGAGTGCAACTGACTTATTTTTTGAGGTCCTTGCAGGTTTTCAATGTGATGGTTGAGGGCATTTTGGGATAAATGCATGAATACTTAAATAGAGTTACAAATCTAATGGATTTAAGTTTATATATCAATACTATAGATTACAATATTTATATTATTAGTATAAAAATAAATACAtttaacataaaaaaaaataaaaaaaaaatggcaatCAAGTTAGTTTCAGGGTTGAGAAAATAGAAGGATATTCAGCCAAGAGGATTTAGAACTTTTCAGACCAAACGTGTGGGAGGTGTACATGGGTGTGAGATCTAAGTCGTTTATTCCGAGGGTCCCACCGGAAAAATTCCCTGGGCCAACAATCAGGCCAGTCTATACTCATCAGGTGTGCGAATCTGTACATTGAGTGTCAAGAGCTGCTGTAattatttaaaccatccatttttatcATACACAAGTGACACACCCAGAGCACGGATTGCCGGTTCAATGgcatcaaccatccatttcttcacATACCcaggtgacccacctgatgagaggaGTTAGAGACTACTTAGCCAGGGCATTATGTAGCTTGGGGCCCACGCCATGAACAACATGGATCTTGCACACGTATGCTAAGCGCACATATGGGTTATGAAGGTGGTGATCTTGAGGAGTTCACTCTTGAGCAGGGCTCATTTGTGAGATTTTCAAATTCATGGTGTTTGGAATTCTgcaaaattgcaatgaaagaaTCAAATAATTCGAGCTTCAAGTACCTCGTTGCGGGAATTCTCATCTCTAAGGAACTCGAAGACTCTCTTAGGAGGGACAGGAAGCCAGAAGGAAGTAGCAGCACTAAGTACAATGCCAGGAGGTCTTCCTGGATCATCTATGCTCTTCCGGGTCATAACCCTGACATCTTCAGCACCGCTCCCTGATAGAGTAGTCCATGTATGAGCTGTAGAAGCACTAACACCAGCACAGAAGCTTATAACCATCCTCTCAGCTAGCTTCAACATGCTCTTTCTCCCATCTTGATTTGTTATCACTGCAAAATACCAATTCAAGTAAAAATCACGGAAACAACGGTTCATTCCatagtgtttggatgcaccatatCTAAGTATTTAGCAAACAAAATTATGGCtgattgcaatttggatttttggGGGGATTACGACTTCAGTTCTAGCATTTGTGAAAGAGAAATGCATTGGCCTAGTCAGGAAAGTAGGATTTGATCCGAATAAGTCCCCATACTGTATGGTTCAGGGAATCATTAGTTGGGCCAAATACATACAAACAATGGACAGCTAAAAAATTATAGGCCAACCATCCTCATTGAATgtaaaatgtggcccacttgatgaccgGAAAGAATGAAATTTTTAGAGACGCCATATGCATGGTGTCACTGATCCATTTCCTCCTGATATTGTGCTCATATTGTTTTCTAGTCTGGCTATCATATTGTTTTCTAGTCTGACTAGAAGCATGTATGCTTGTAATTGTGTTTGATGTTGTGTGATCCACTTTCCCACACAAAATTAATAGAATTAGAGATCTGAGATAAAGTTTTTTTGGTAGACATTCCAAACCATAAATATAAAAGAGATTAAGGGTCTGTTTGAGTAGGGGATCCCGCATAATCGGGATAGTCTAATCCCAATTTTGGTAGGCCTAATGCCCTCCACGTCGGTTTCTCCATGCTCAAGTGGTTGTTTTGTCCACATAATTGCAATTAGCTGCCTTCTTATTTCTTTTCCTAAAACTTCCTTAATTGCATTTATGAGAAGGAAAGTGTCAtttagtgtgaattgaacatcgaggggcatttttatttttattttttaatttatttaaaaacaaacaaacaaacaaacatggAGGGCCAGTCCTACCAAAATCAGGATTAAGGTAAATCTTGATTTTGCAGGACCCATAACCCAGACGGATCCTAAGAAAATAGAAATCTCAAGATTTCAAGGAATGGATCCGCTTAGATATCGATTTTAGCATGAGAAGAAAAGGTCAATTACCACCAACGTCTCCAGCAGGAATGTTACTGGCCATAACACTTGCAAGGCGCTCGCATTGTCGATCTAAAGTGGCAACCCATCGTTTAGCACCAAATGCAAGACCAGAATTAACAAGCGGCCTGTATATACTGTGAACAGCTCTGTCATCAAACTCGACATGTTCAACCCATATAACCTATACAATTATACAAATAAATGGTATTACTAATCTTTGAATATGAACCAAAGCCACATTTGGGTTGTCATAAATCCCTGACTCTTTTACCTTTGAGTACCCATTTGGCATTTCTTGGATCAAACAACCGGATGGCCTCCTTCGACATCTCAACACTGGGCTAGGGCGTAAACTATCCAAAGAGACGTCGACGACTGCCCAAGTTCCATCTGAATGCTGTTTACAGTACCTTACGAAGTAACTCTCTCGAGTTGGAACCAGTGGTGAAGGCACTTGGAATTCGGCGGACATCTGAAAATTCATGAATCAAATGCAATTTAACCCAAAGacgggacaaaaaaaaaaaaagattcaatgAAAAAATCTTCCTTTCTTCTCATGTTGAGTAGATATTAAAGAAGCGATCGTGGGTATAGTTATGATAAAACCCTTAATTCAACACTAAAAGATGAGAAGGA
Proteins encoded in this window:
- the LOC131221379 gene encoding homeobox-leucine zipper protein ROC2-like isoform X4 — translated: MLDGQHQHHQQHHLLPLDMTHTPESEMVKLRDDDFESKSGSDNLEGISGDDQDPNQRPKKKRYHRHTQHQIQEMEAFFKECPHPDDKQRKELSRELGLEPLQVKFWFQNKRTQMKTQHERHENTQLRAENEKLRAENIRYKEALSNASCPNCGGPTALGEMSFDEHHLRIENARLREEIDRISGIAAKYVGKPMVSYPLALPPIPSRSPLDLAVGNFGVQPGMGGEMYGAGDLLRSVSGQSEIEKPMVIELAVAAMEELIRIAQLGEPLWLPGLDGSMEILSEEEYVRTFPRGIGPKPFGLKSEASRESAVVIMNHINLVEILMDVNQWANVFSSIVSRALTVEVLSTGVAGNYNGALQVMSAEFQVPSPLVPTRESYFVRYCKQHSDGTWAVVDVSLDSLRPSPVLRCRRRPSGCLIQEMPNGYSKVIWVEHVEFDDRAVHSIYRPLVNSGLAFGAKRWVATLDRQCERLASVMASNIPAGDVGVITNQDGRKSMLKLAERMVISFCAGVSASTAHTWTTLSGSGAEDVRVMTRKSIDDPGRPPGIVLSAATSFWLPVPPKRVFEFLRDENSRNEWDILSNGGVVQEMAHIANGRDPGNSVSLLRVNSANSNQSNMLILQESCTDSTGSFVIYAPVDIVAMNVVLNGGDPDYVALLPSGFAILPDGPMMHGGGSGEVGSGGSLLTVAFQILVDSVPTAKLSLGSVATVNSLIACTVERIKAAVTCDNNA
- the LOC131221379 gene encoding homeobox-leucine zipper protein ROC2-like isoform X3, translated to MFQPNMLDGQHQHHQQHHLLPLDMTHTPESEMVKLRDDDFESKSGSDNLEGISGDDQDPNQRPKKKRYHRHTQHQIQEMEAFFKECPHPDDKQRKELSRELGLEPLQVKFWFQNKRTQMKTQHERHENTQLRAENEKLRAENIRYKEALSNASCPNCGGPTALGEMSFDEHHLRIENARLREEIDRISGIAAKYVGKPMVSYPLALPPIPSRSPLDLAVGNFGVQPGMGGEMYGAGDLLRSVSGQSEIEKPMVIELAVAAMEELIRIAQLGEPLWLPGLDGSMEILSEEEYVRTFPRGIGPKPFGLKSEASRESAVVIMNHINLVEILMDVNQWANVFSSIVSRALTVEVLSTGVAGNYNGALQVMSAEFQVPSPLVPTRESYFVRYCKQHSDGTWAVVDVSLDSLRPSPVLRCRRRPSGCLIQEMPNGYSKVIWVEHVEFDDRAVHSIYRPLVNSGLAFGAKRWVATLDRQCERLASVMASNIPAGDVGVITNQDGRKSMLKLAERMVISFCAGVSASTAHTWTTLSGSGAEDVRVMTRKSIDDPGRPPGIVLSAATSFWLPVPPKRVFEFLRDENSRNEWDILSNGGVVQEMAHIANGRDPGNSVSLLRVNSANSNQSNMLILQESCTDSTGSFVIYAPVDIVAMNVVLNGGDPDYVALLPSGFAILPDGPMMHGGGSGEVGSGGSLLTVAFQILVDSVPTAKLSLGSVATVNSLIACTVERIKAAVTCDNNA